CCATGTTTTTCGCGAAGGTTGATGAATAAACGAGAAGAGAAGCCTGCACCAAGGATGGTATTCATCACTTTTGCTTTGATCGCATCTTCGCTGTTTAATTTTAAATCAACAGGATAAGTTACATTGATTACGGATTGAACCGCACCAGCTTTATTTACAACCGCTACACGTGTTTTTTCAGGTGCTTTGGGCATATCGTAACTGATGGTTGGAACGTCCGCTCTTTGCCATGCTCCAAAATATTTTTCAATCAATGGCTTTATTTCTGCCATCGTTACATCTCCAACAATGGCCATATAAGCAACATTCGGACGGAAATAGGTTTGATAATAGGCATTGCATTTTTCTAATGTGATTTTTGAAACACTCTCTTCCGTAGTTAATTCACCGTAAGGATGTTTTACTCCATAATTCAAAACCGCTTTCACATTGTTGGAAATTGCATCTGGATCATCTTTCCCTTGTGCTAATCCCGAAAGCGTTTGTGTTTTTATTTTATCCAATTCTTCTTGTTTGAAGTTGGTGTTTAATAAAACATCCGACATTAGATCCAATAGTTTTGATTGTTGCTTTTTTAATGAAGCAGCGTACAATCCTTTTGGGTTAGCGGAAAGAGTCGCACCAATAAAATCGATATCGCTATCCAACTGATCTTTTGTTCTGTTTTTTGTTCCGCTGGTCATCAGCTCACTGGTCATGTTTGCAGTTCCAACAGCATCGTTTTCCAAAGCCGGTTTAATATCCAATGCGATGGAGTAGGCAACGGTTGCTTGTTTATGGTTTTCAACCACAAATACTTTCAATCCATTTGGTAATTCAAACGATTGAATATCGCCCAGTTTAATTCCCGGAGCGGGAGCAGCCGTTGGGCGAACTGTTCGGTCTAATTTCTTATCTCCTTTTTGCGCAAAAGCAGAAACGATTAGTAACAAAGCTGTTATGGAGAATATTATTTTTTTGTTCATGATGTCTATTTTTCTAAATTTTTTTAATCTTTTTCTTTAGCGAACTATTTCAGAGCAATTCTTACTGCTTCGGTAAATAATACAATACCACACGATTTTCTTTTGTCAGGTATTTCTGTGCAGCCTTTTGAATGTCTTCACGTGTTACTTTCATGTAGCGATTGATTTCTGTGTTAATCAAGTTCGCATCTTTGTAATACACATAGTAGTTTGCTAAATTCTCAGCAATACCGGCCATTTTTAAGTTGCCGCTTACAAAATCATTTTCTGTTTGATTGCGTAATTTTTGGTATTCTTCTTCGGAAATCAATTCCGTTTTTACCTTTTCAAATTCAGCATTCATAGATGCCTCTAAATCGGTTGGAGATACGCCCATGTTTGCAACACCAAACACCAAGGTAAGTCCCGGGTCTTCGGATGGCAATGGGAATGCGCCTGCAAAAACAGCTTTTTGTTGTTTGTCTACAATTGCTTTTTGCATGCGAGAACTTTTTCCTTGCGATAAGATGGTTGCCAACATATTCATTGCATAATAATCCGGAGTACCCTGTGCGGGTGTATGGTAGCCCATTACAACGGCCGGCAATTGAATGTTGTCAAAAACCGTATCGCGTACTTCAGCTGTTTTAACTGGTTCTACGGCAGTTGGACGAGGAATTGGTTTTGTTCCTTTTGGAATACTTCCGTAATATTTTTCAATCATCGCTTTTGTTTGGGCAATGTTGATGTCCCCTGCAATGGAAAGTGTTGCATTGTTGGGAACATAAAATGTTTTATAAAAATCGATGAACTCTGACAAGGCCGCTTTATTGATGTATTCCGGAGAACCTCCTGGAGTCCAACGGTAAGGATGAACGGTATATGCATGCCCGAATGCTTCATTTAAAATAGAACCATACGGTGTATTTTCGTTGCGTTGTTTTAATTCTTCCTTCACTACTTTTCGTTGTGTTTCAACGCCCACCGAATCCACTTTTAATTGTAACATCCGTTCTGCTTCCATCCACAAGCCAAGTTCCAATTGGTTACTAGGCAATATTTCGTAATAGAAT
This Bacteroidota bacterium DNA region includes the following protein-coding sequences:
- a CDS encoding insulinase family protein — protein: MKLNSILLSCLLLGSSVLTAQTVKPGTVKFMQYDLPNGLHVILHEDHSTPIVAVTVLYHVGSKNEDPTRTGFAHFFEHLMFEGSDNIKRGEYMKLIQNSGGVMNANTSFDRTFYYEILPSNQLELGLWMEAERMLQLKVDSVGVETQRKVVKEELKQRNENTPYGSILNEAFGHAYTVHPYRWTPGGSPEYINKAALSEFIDFYKTFYVPNNATLSIAGDINIAQTKAMIEKYYGSIPKGTKPIPRPTAVEPVKTAEVRDTVFDNIQLPAVVMGYHTPAQGTPDYYAMNMLATILSQGKSSRMQKAIVDKQQKAVFAGAFPLPSEDPGLTLVFGVANMGVSPTDLEASMNAEFEKVKTELISEEEYQKLRNQTENDFVSGNLKMAGIAENLANYYVYYKDANLINTEINRYMKVTREDIQKAAQKYLTKENRVVLYYLPKQ